From the genome of Pseudomonas mohnii:
GCTTGGACCGGCAATACTGATAACGCCGATAACTTGTTGCTGCGAATCGCGGATTGCAGCAGCCATCGCCGCCGCGCCAATTTCAAAACTTTCGTCGACTGAGGCATAGCTTTGATCACGTGCGAGCTGCAGATGATTAAGCAGCTGTTCAATCGTGGTCGCCGCGTTGGGGCCATATTCACCGGGTTTGGACAGGCCTTGGCGGTAAACCAGCTCCAGTGCGCGTTCGTTACTCAGGCAGCTCAGCCAGGCAAGTCCCGACGCCGTGCAACAGAGTTTGGCTTCGGCACCAGCATCAGGATCGTAGCGCAGCCCGGAGCGCGTGCCTTGTGCCTTGGAGATCCATACCAAATTATCGCCATCTACAATGCTCAAGCGCACGAGTTCGCCGGACAGGCGGGCGAGGCGATCAAGTACCGGTTTGGCGAGGTCGACCATGTCGCTCTGGGACAGATGCTTTAGTGCAAGCGAGACCACCTTGAGGGCGAGAACATAATTGCCGTGCTGATGGTCTTGGCGCACAAAACCCTGTTCGACCAAGCAATTAAGC
Proteins encoded in this window:
- a CDS encoding IclR family transcriptional regulator, coding for MSNALERGLHAIELLAGKSTGLALQQVAEALDIPPSATHRMLNCLVEQGFVRQDHQHGNYVLALKVVSLALKHLSQSDMVDLAKPVLDRLARLSGELVRLSIVDGDNLVWISKAQGTRSGLRYDPDAGAEAKLCCTASGLAWLSCLSNERALELVYRQGLSKPGEYGPNAATTIEQLLNHLQLARDQSYASVDESFEIGAAAMAAAIRDSQQQVIGVISIAGPSVRLTPERMQSLKAALLEAAEEITAISLDSLPKLSMMTSRVSEQTD